The Bdellovibrio sp. NC01 genome includes the window TGATATCACCCGAGAATTTAATACCACCGTCAGCAATCACCGTTTTACCGCGCGCTTTCGCAGCCTTCGCACATTCAACCACTGCAGAAATTTGCGGCATACCCACGCCCGCAACCACACGAGTCGTACAAATTGAACCTGGGCCTACGCCGACTTTAATCACATCCGCACCAGCATCAACCAATGCGAGCGTGCCTTCTTGAGTGACAACGTTACCTGCGATGATCATCACATCTTTGTGTTTCTGAGAAATGTATTTCACCATTTCCAAAACATTTTTAGAATGACCGTGAGCTGTATCGATACACAAAACGTCAACGTTTGCAGCGACTAAAGCTTCTGCGCGCTCTTTCGCATCAGCACCCACGCCAACTGCGGCGCCCACAAACAAACGACCGTGGTTGTCCTTTGTTGCTTGCGGATAGTTTTTAGCTTTTTCGATGTCTTTGATTGTGATCAAACCTTTTAGGCGACCTTTATCATCAACGACTGGAAGTTTTTCGATGCGATGTTTTTGCAAAATCTTTTTTGCTTCTTCCAGTGTTGTTCCCATTTTCGCTGTGACAAGATTTTCTTTCGTCATCAAGTTGCGAATCGGTTGATTGAAGTTTTCTTCAAAACGCAGATCGCGATTCGTTAAGATACCAATCAATTCACCTTTTACTGTGATCGGCACACCACTGATAGAATATCTTTCCATCAAATCAACCGCGTCTTGCACCATATGATCCGGTCCCAACGTCAGTGGGTCCATGATCATACCGCTTTCGTATTTTTTTACTTTTTCAACTTCAAGAGCTTGTTTTTCGATATCGAGATTTTTATGAATGATACCCAAGCCACCGAATTGCGCCATCACACGTGCAATACGATTTTCAGTGACTGTATCCATCGCCGCAGAAATGATCGGCGTATTCAGAAATTTTTCGCGCGCAAATAAAGATCTCGGCACTACTTCCGACGGCGTAATTTCAGAATATTGGGGAAGAAGAAGAATATCGTCAAAGGTCAGAGCGTAAGGTATCTCGCGTTCCATATCACTAACTCCTGGCAGGTTTAAATAATTCTGAGGGGATTCCCCTCAGAGTTCAACCAGAAGTAATGTCAGGAATAAGTTTTGGCGCGGCGGACTACTTTTCGTCGTACCAAGACTTATAAAGCAGGTAATTGTCTGCGGATTTTTCCAGCAACTGGACCTCTTCATCCGTCAACGGGCGCTTTACTTTTGCCGGACGACCTACCACTAAACTGCGCGGTGGAATTTCAGTGCCTTCCACTAAAAGAGAGCCAGCTCCAATTAAACAGTGCTCGCCGACTTTGACTCCATCCATCAAGATAGAGCCCATGCCGACAAGAGTCCCGCGGCCGACTTCGCAACCGTGAAGCATCACCAAGTGACCGATCGTCACGCGGTCCGCCAATGTTGTCCCGTATTTTCCATAAGTGCCGTGAATCACGGTGCCATCTTGAACGTTCGTTTCTTTACCAATACGAATCGGCATAACGTCACCACGAATCGTCACGTTGTACCAAATCGATGAACCTTTCCCGACCTGCACATCACCAATGAGGCGTGCATTATCAGCAATGAAAACATCAGCTTCAACTTTAGGTTCAGAGCCACGAGCTTTAACAAAAACACTCATTACGAAGTCCTTTTTGAAATAAAGCCCATGATAACATAATTTATTATTTAGAAACAGTATGAAGAGCGCCGTCGTCTTGCACCAGACGGAAACCGACTTGAGGCGAGCCACTCATAACATCACCCTTACCACGAAAACCTGGACGAAGACCGCCACAATACTCTTCAGAACAAAGATACGATCCACCTTTTTGCACGCGTTTGCGAACCGCAGGTTCATCAGGATCGAGTGCTGCCTCTGGACCTTGCGGATTTTTTACGACGCGCATTTTTGAAAGAGTTTTGTAGTAATCAGGTCGATACCAATCAGACGTCCACTGCCATACATTGCCAGTCATATCGTAAAGACCAAAGGCATTCGCCGGAAAACTTCCCACTGGCGATGGCCCTTGAAAACCATCTTCTGAAAGATTTTGTACAGGAAAATTTCCTTGCCAGAAGTTTGCCATAAACTTTCCTTGCGGATGAAGATCATCGCCCCAAGAATAAGTTTTGCGATCTAAACCGCCACGCGCCGCAAATTCCCACTCGGCTTCGGTTGGCAGGCGTTTGCCTTTCCATTGTGCATAAGCTTCCGCATCTTCATAGGCGATTTGTACGACCGGAAATTTTTCGCGACCACGAAGATCACTCTGTGGACCATCGGGATGTTTCCAGCTTGCACCTTTTTGCCAGTGCCACCAGATATGCCCACTGCTTTGCTCAACAGATTTTGGCGGATCAAAAACAACGGAACCAGGCTCTAGCATTTCCGCAGGAACATTGGGATAAGCAGAAGGATCAAGAGTGCGTTCTGCGACAGTGACGTAACCCGTGGCCTTGACGAACTCCGAATACTCTTCGTTCGTTACGGGATATTGATCCATCCAAAAGCCATCGACATGAACTTTATGAACGGGATGAGCATCTTCAGAATCAGGAGTCGCGTCCCCCATCCAAAATTCACCACCGTTCACCCACACCATTTGTCCGCTGAGTTCTGAAGAAGAACTTGAAGTTTTTTCGGCAACAGCGCCTTTTGTCGACGCCCAAAAGCCGCGACCCGAAGTTGAAGTGTCACTTGAACAAGCAAGACCTGAATCGGAATCCGTTTTCAGTGCTAAAGTTTTCTTATAAGCAATCACACTGCTGACAACCAACAAAACTGTGATCACCGCAATAGAGAGAAATAACTTTAACTTTCTCATACTTCCATTTTTTTCTGCCCGCACCGCTGCGGTCAATACATAAACAGATGAATTATAACACGCGTCCTACTACTCGGATACAACCCACACCAGGTCTCCGTTTTCCAAGACAAACTCGGAAGAAGGTCCAAGGATGCGGTTTTTGCCGCGCTCAACGCCAACGACAAGAACTTTGCGGTCCTCACGAAGTCGACTGTCGCGAATTGATTTGCCCACATAAGGATCTTCATTTTCGATAACAAACGAACTCAGTTGATATTTTCCACCGAATGGTTGAACCCAACGATGCTTTTCAGCGTCTTCATTGAGTTTACGATGAAGCTCGCTTAATTCTTCTTCGCTACCGAAACACACGATACGATCGAATGGCCATAAAACGAAATCACCGGTCGGCGCGAACACTTGTCGGTCTCCACGATTGATTGAAGCAATCGTGACGCCCATTTTTTCTTTGAATGAAAGTTCACGCAGACTTTTGCCGATCAAACTTGAATCCATACCAAGATCGAAAGTTTCAACCGAGGCATTCCACGGCAACAACGCTGGATCAAATTCCGCCGGGTTGTGAGTCTCTTTACCTTTTTCAGTCAAATTACGCAGGAATCTTTTTTCAAAAAATGCATAAAGTTTTTCACCATAAAGCATCGTCAAGAACACCGCGATCACAACAATCCCTGCAAGCGCTCCTGAAGCAATTGGCAACGAAACAAATTGTGCAATCATCACTGACAACAACAACACCGCAAGCAAGATTCGACCTAAAGTAATACCAGGCAAAAGAGATTGAATACGGCGAAGATCTTCAGCATCAACATCCTTACTTGGCTGACCTTGCAGCAGTCCCCAGAAGAAAGGTGCTGAAATCACCAAACAAATAATAAACGCAAAAGCACCCGCATGAGGACTTGCCTGAAGATGTTCATCAAGCTGGACCAGGACGAAACTTTTCATTCCAAAGATGATCGCCAAGATCACGATTGAGTTCAGAATAATTTTTACGCCATAACTTGAAGCGATCAGACCACCAATACTTTTTCCACCTTGGCGCTTGATAGAACTTGAATAGCTATCAAGTAGAATTTTGAAACGATCCGGGAATTTTGAATCCGTCCAGCGATAAATGCTTTCAGAAGATTTAATCAAATACGGAGTCGTAAATGTCGTAATTGCCGAAGCCGCGACCGCCAGAGGATACAAGAAGTCACTTGTCAGTTTTAAAGTCATACCTAATGAAGCAATGATGAATGAGAACTCACCGATCTGCGCAAGACTAAGACCTGCTTGCAACGATGTCTTACGCGATTGCCCTGATAGCAACGCACCTAAGTACGTACTTACTAATTTACCCAAGATCGTAACGATCGTGAACAGCGCCACAAGACCGCCATTGTCGCGAATGATCTTTGGATCAATCAACATACCGACAGAGACGAAGAACACGGCAGCAAACAAGTTCTTAACCGGATTCAATAGTTTTTCAATATGATGACCTTCCGGAGTTTCCGCAAGCAATGAGCCCATAACGAAGGCGCCCAAGGCTGGCGAAAATCCCGCGGCTGTGGCAATGATAACCATCACAAGACACAAACCGATTGCGACAACCAAAGTTGTTTCTTCATCCAAAAGATCGCGAATGTAACGTAAGAAAGCGGGCAAAAGGAAGATACCGAAAATAAACCAGACTAGAACAAGGAACACCATTCTAGTTGTGACAGCCACCACGTTGCCAATCTCAAAACCATTACTTGAAACAAGTGTTGGCAAAAGAACCAGCAATAAAACCGCGACCACGTCTTCAACAACTAAGATACCAAAAACCAGTTCAACCAGGCGACTGCCCTTCATGCCCAATTCTTGGAAGGCACGCACGATGATCGTCGTTGAAGAGACAGAAAGAATCGCACCCATGAACAAACTGTCTGCGGAATTCCACCCGATACTGCGCCCAACTAAGTAGCCAAGTCCCACCATGAAGAGAACTTCAAACACCGCAGTAAATCCCGCAGAGCCGCCGACTTTCACTAATTTTTTGAAACTAAACTCAAGACCTAAACCGAAAAGAAGAAAGATCACACCGATTTCGGACCACGTGTGAATGCTTTCTTTGTCTTGCACCGTTGGTAACCACGGCACGTGAGGACTTACTAAAAAGCCTGCGATTAAATACCCAAGAACTAGCGGCTGCTTTAGCTTTTTAAATAAAAGCGTGACCAACGCACCGATAAGAAGAATGAAACCTAAATCCGTGATAAGTGCTGGTAAATGAATCATGCTTTATTGTTTCAAGCATGATCACATAATTCAATTTGCAGTCCGGCATTTTTGCGAAATTTTATTCTGACGACTCACAGATGTGAGTCGGAATGATCGCTAATTCAAATAACCCATCTTGCCCGTCAAAGGCCCATGGTTTTGTGACTTCTGAATCTGTCCTTCAACTTCAGCACTCATCACACGGGAACGACCGATGAAGTTTTTTGTCGCGAACACTGGAACGTTCATATGAAGGCAGAAAGAAATCACTTCGTCTGCGCGAAGTTTCAACGAATTTAATTGCGGATGGCCGCTGATATACAGACGTAGATATTGATGTGCACCACGAATTTCAACAAACACCGCTTGTTTAATTTCGATGTTCAAAGAATTCATCAACATCTCTGCAAAACGATGCGGAGTCGATTGTGGAATTGTTTTATTCGACTGTGATAAAGCAACACCCGCCTCGATCGGACTGACCGCCACTGGCAAAGTGTATTGATGACCTTCATCTTTCAACAACAACATCGGACGAGATACATCACCCGTTACAGACAAACCGTAAGGGAACAAACGCACCAGGTCCTTTTGATGAAAAACTTCTTCATCTTGAGTCTCATTCGTGAAAATGATCTGAGCTTTAAGATTGTCAAAATCCAAAAGGTCTTTCATTACTGAATCAATTCTCCTCTGAACACTGCTGGGAACGCTTTTGTAATACGCACGTCAACAGTTTTACCGATCAAATCAGGCGAACCCATGAAGTGAACAAGTTTATTGCTTGTAGAACGACCCTGGATTTTTCCATGTTCGCGGTCCACTTGCTCTACCAAGATCTTCATTGTTTGACCTTCGTATTTTTTAACCCATTCAAACGCCATTTTATCGTGCGCTTCAAACAATCTGTTCAAGCGATCGAATTTCACGTCTTCAGGAAGTTGATCTTCAAACTTCGCAGCTTTCGTGAAAGGACGTGGTGAGTACGCAAATGCAAAGATAGTTTCAAAACCACCCTCTTGGCACATGCTGATTGTGTCTTGGAATTCTTCCTCTGTTTCACCAGGGAAGCCCACGATGATGTCTGTCGAGAACACCACGTTTGGAATTGTACGTTTCAACATCGCGATTTTTTCCAAGTATTCTTCGCGAGTGTAGTTACGATTCATACGCTCTAGGATACGCGTGTTACCACTTTGGAACGGCAAATGGATGTATTCCATCACCTTGTCGCCATTCGCAGCCATTGTATCGGCAAGCTTTTGATTGAAATCTTTTGGATGAGACGTCGTGAAACGAATGCGTTCAATATCAGTCTCGCGCGCCACTTTTTGCAACAACTCTGCGAAATCAACATCGCGATCGCCGTAAGAATTTACGTTTTGACCAAGCAACGTCACTTCTTTCACGCCACGAGTAACAAGCTCGCGCACGTCTTTCAGAATGTGATCGTAAGGACGAGATTTTTCACGACCGCGAGTGTAAGGCACAACACAGAATGTACAGAAATTATCGCAACCCTTAGTGATGTTCACGAATGTCGCAACACCTGGGTTACGCACCAAAGTGTCGATATTGTACGGAGCGCGATGTTCAAATTTCGCGTTCACGTGCTTACCACCCTCTGAGTAAGTTTTTGCAACCAAGTTTGGCAAATTGTCGATTTGATCCGTACCGAATACGAAATCGATCAACGGTTGTGATTTAATCAGGTTTTCTTTTTCTTGCTGACCCACGCAACCACCGATACCGATGCGCATGTCGGGATTTTTTTCTTTCATTTTTCTGAAAGTCCCAACTTCAGACATCACTTTGTGCACCGGCTTTTCACGCACGCTGCATGAGTTGATGATGATCAAGTCAGCTTCTTCCGGAGTTTTTACCGGTTCAAAATTTTGCATCTCTAGAAGTGAATACATACGTTCTGTATCGTTCACATTCATTTGGCAGCCGTAAGTAGAAATATAAACGCCACGACCTTCCCCCGTCTTTGGAGTTTGGTTTGCGCTTTCAGGATTTGCAGTCGTTTCAACAGTGTCAGCCACGGCCATTACCTCTTGTGTCTTTAAAGAGGTTGAGTTATAGACAAGGGCCTTAAAAATGTCAAAGTTCGAGGGAGGCTCCCACTCATGAATCCAAGACTTAAAAGTTCCAAAAAGTGGACAAAATTCCCGAAAGAATACTCAGATCAAATCCAGGCTGTTTTCAAAGAAAATTTTGCCCAATATCTCGACGAAGCTGAGTTGATTATCGAAGGTCGTATTTACTCCGAAGAAATTACGCTTCGCGTTGGTTATCACGAAGAAGGCCGTATTTCTCAGGCCAATTTCGAAGTTTCTATGAATTATTCTCAAGACGAGCAAGATGCTTTGTCACGCATTCACAATTGCGTAGATGCTGCTGCATCAATGATGATGGAATATTTCGAACAAGATGGCGAAGTCGATTTCCCTTATGTTTGGGCCGAGTATCCATTCCAAGGTAAGAAGTTGTATTTGCGTTTCTCGACTGAAAATTCATCTCTAGAAGCCGAAGCAGATAAGCTTTTAGGTCTTGATGGTGAAGCGATGGTTTCGGAAGAAACTGATGACGAAGATGCTTTGACTCGCGCGGAACAAAGTGAAGAGTTGTCACCACCACGCGATGAAGATGAAGACTTCGCAGATGAAGATTCTGAAGAAGAGGATGACGGTGATGATGACTCTGAAGACCGCGGCCCGCGCATGTTTGGCGGAAAAGGTAAGAAGAAAGTACACTAAACTCACGACGCAGAGCATTCTTGTATACTCTCTCCATCTTTTTACAGTAGCTATGAGTCCAAAAGGGGCACCAACTATGAAAAATATCGTTCTTCTATTCGCAGTACTTTTCGCGGCGGTTTCTGCTTCTGCTCAAACTCAACAGCAAGCACAACCACTTCGTGTTCACCCGAACGCTGATTACATTCGCACGGCACGTGTTCAACTTGAGAAAGACACTGAGCTAAAAATTTTGGAAAAATTAGAAGAGTCACGTCTTCGTGAAGAACGCGCTCGTATGCAAATGATTGAAGGTTCAAACTTCAGCGTTCAAAATCCAGCGCCAAACCAACCAGTACAAACTCAGACTTTCTAATAGTTAACCACAACAAAAGTCTCGCTCATAAGAAGGCTGCTTTGTTTATACAAAGGCAGCCTTTTTTATTTTTGATTACATCGCCCCAATCTGTCTCAACCTGAGTCGTTTTCAATCAGAATCCGGTCAAGATTTTTTAATTAGTGACCGAAAAGTTCTATATGAATCCCTGCACGTACTTGGTTGGAATCATTCTGGTTTTATTTGGGTTGGTGGCACACGCCTCACCGAACTCATTCACATATCAAGGCCGTATCTTAAAATCCGATAGCACTCCCCTTGAATATAATAACGTCAGCTTTCAATTTGAAATCACAACTCCGAATGGTCAGTGTATCTTGTATCGTGAGCAAATCGATCATGTCGACATGACGAACTCTGGCGGTGTGTTCGATGTTCCCATTGGTGGAGGCACACAGAGTTTTCCGGGCAATGGTATTTTCGTTTTATCAGATGCCTTCAACAACACTGGCAGTTTGAATTGTGATGGTGGCTCCACTTACAACGCGGCTTCATCTGATGAACGACGTTTGCGTGTGAAGTTTCATGATGGTTCAGGTTGGAAAACAATTTCCCCAGATAACGTCATCCGCGCTGTTCCTTATTCTTCGTATTCTTATTCAGCGGAACGCCTTGGTTCTAAAACAGCAAATGATTTCGTTTTAAAAGGTGATGTGAACGGCAACGTCACTTGCAATAGCGGAAACTTTTTAACTTGGGATGCAACAACCAAAACATTTGGCTGTTCCGGTGTTTCTGGTGCTAGTGGTGGGACTGTGACGAATGTCACTTCTGCAAATGCCTACTTAACCGTGACCAATGGTGCCGCAACACCAAATCTTACGTTGAATGTGGGTACTGTTGCTAACACGGTGGCTGCCGGCAATGATCCACGCATCGTGAATGCGATTCAATCAGGCGCAACTGCAAGTGGTGACTTAAGTGGTACCTATCCGGGTCCGTCTGTTGTTGCGATCCGCAGTATCGGTGTGGCTGCGACAACGCCGGCTTCGGGTCAGTATTTTAAATTTGATGGCACGAACTGGACGCCAACTGCAATTGCGATTGCTGACGTCACCAATTTATCATCAACACTTTCTGGCTATCATACTTCTGCTGCATTTAATACAGCAGTGGGTTCTGCCAACTGTGCTGCTTACGAAACTCCTTATTGGAATTCAGTTGCTGGTAAGTTTTTATGTCAGGCGATCAACGTGTCTTTGGCTGGCGACGTGAGTGGTTCCATTGGTGCCGCTTCCGTTGATAAGATCAAAGGTTACGACATTGATTTATCTTCTGCACCAACGAATGGTCAGGTTTTAAAATACAACGGTACGAAGTGGATTGCGGGTAATGACAACAACGGTGGCGGCACTGTGACTTCAGTTTCTGCGTCTGCCCCATTATCCGTCACAAATGGAACAACCACTCCTTCGCTTACGATTTCTCAAGCAACGACTTCGACAAATGGTTATTTGTCTTCTGCGGATTGGAATACTTTTAATTCCAAGCAAGCTGCGGGCAGCTACATCACTGCCTTAACTGGTGATGTGACAGCGAGTGGTCCTGGTTCAGCGACTTCAACGGTTGCGAAACTTCAAGGCTCAACACTGACTTTAACTGCGCCTGCAAATAAAGATTATTTGAAATTCAATGGCACAGCGTTCGTGAATTCACCTTTGGCAGCGAGTGATTTAAGTGGAACGATTCCAGCAGCGAATCTTCCTGCATTTACTGGTGATGTGACTTCTTCAGCCGGATCAACGACTTTAACATTGGCTGCGGCTGGTACTGCCGGAACTTACTATAAAGTAACAACAGACTCTAAAGGTCGCGTCACTTCGGGTGCTGCTTCTTTAGTTGCTGCCGACATTCCAGCGCTTGATTGGTCGAAAATCACGACTGGTAAACCAAATACATTAAGTGGCTACGGCATTATTGATCAATTGATCACGAATGCAGGTGGCACGCCTTCAATTCAAACAGGCCTTGATGCATCGAAACCTTCTTCCCCTTCTGCCGGTGCGATTTACTTCGCGACAGATTCAAAAGTTATTTATCAGTACAATTCTGGTGCGTGGGTCTCTATCGCTTCGTCATCAGGTTCGGGCGGTACCATCACAGGCGTCACAGCGGGCACGGGTTTGTCTGGTGGTGGCACATCTGGTTCAGTCACATTGAATCTTGCGAACACAGCGGTCACTGCGGGTTCTTACACTCGCGCTAATATCACAGTCGATGCACAAGGTAGAATCACTTCAGCTGCGAATGGCGCAGCAATCGATTTAACTTCCGATGTCACGGGAGCTTTGCCGATTGCAAATGGTGGTACGGGCGCAACTACAGCGTTAAGTGCATTCAATCTTCTTTCACCACTTACTACTAAAGGTGATATTTTAGTTCGTGATTCTTCTAATAATATTCGTCTAGCTGTTGGTACAAACGGACAAGTATTATCAGCGGACTCAACACAAGCGAGTGGTTTAAAATGGATTACTCCAAATGCAGGCACTGTCACTAATGTCACAGGCACTTTGCCGATCGTTGTTGCAACAGGTTCAACAACTCCAGCAATTAGTGTGAATGCCGCAACAACATCCGCTCAAGGTGTGGTGCAAGTGGGTTCGGGTATCGCAGTTTCTTCAGGAACTATCTCTGCAGACCCTGCGAACTTCCCGTCAGCGGTACCAACATCTAAAGGTGGTACGGGTGTTACGTCATTGACTCCGAATCGCTTGTTGGCATCTGACGGGACAGGCGCTACAGTTACACCGTTTACGTGTGGTCTGGGTCAATTGATCACATTTGATGCCAGTGGTATCGCAGGATGTGTGACCGCGACGTCTGCTGGGATGTTCGCTAAAGGTGGTAACGCTTTCGGTTCTGCGGCGGCACTTGGTACGACTGACAATTATAACTTGTCATTTATTACGAACAATACTGCGCGCATGACGATTTTGAATTCTGGTAACGTTGGTATTAACACAACGAATCCGGGCGCCAATCTTCACGTTGTTGGTGCGGCGGCATTTGAAAATAACACTGCGACTTCAAGTGGCCCGACATTTAGTTTTTGGAAAAATCGCAACTACGCCGCTGTTAATAACAATGACGAATTAGGTTTTATTTCCTTTTATGGTCATGATGGCACGGGCACATATCGTTCATCTTATATTGCCTCTCATGCAGACGGTGCTCCTGCCAGTGGAACTCATACAGTTAAAGGGCGTTTAGAGTTTTATACAACTGGCGCTGGCGCAAGTGATTCGACAGAAAGAATGCGCATTGATTCTGCTGGTAACGTCGGCATCGGTACAACTTCTCCGACAGAGTCATTAAGCGTCTATCGCGCCAATGCAACGGCGACAGTTGGGATTACCTCTGATAACACTTCAACAAATACAGCTCGCTACCCTGCTATCAGTGTGACTAACTTCATGGGCAGTCCCACAACTGGTAATGGTGGCAATCCAAGTTTTAACTTAACAAATTTTCGCGGCTCATCCGGTGCACCGGCCGCAATGAAATCTGGCGAATCATTGGGTGCGTTTGTATTCAATGGTTCAAGCGACACTTCCGGTAACTACATTGAAGGTGCTGCGATTTGGGCCAGCACAACACAGAACTATTCTTCAACTGCAGCTGGTACACAACTTCAGTTCTACACGACTGCAAACAATACGATCACGGCAACTCCACGCATGACAATTGACCAAAGTGGCTACGTCGGTATCGGTTCAAGTATGACAACACCGACTTACCCACTTGATGTCAGTGGCATCATTCGCTCTTACGGCACGACTGCCGGTGGCGCCGCCGTGAATGTCCAAGCCACAAACGCTTCCGCTTATTCAACGGTGGATCTGGTTTCAGACAATCGTCGCTATCAAGTCGGTACAGGTGGTTCGTCAACATGGGCTAACGGAAGTTGGTATCTTTGGGATGCGACCGCGAGTCTTCCAAGAATGGTTGTTAATTCATCTGGCTATGTTGGCGTTAACACGCAATCACCACAATATAACTTTCAGGTTGTAGGAAATGCTGCTGGCACAACAAACTGGATGAATCTGGTGAACAACAATGCCACTGGTGCAACAGGCGTCCTGTTCTCGAATGACGGAGCTAGTTATGGCGTCATCACGATGAATAGTTCTGGTCAAACCGGCTGGAGTGGCGCGAACTCACTAAACATTATCAATCAGTATAGCGCTCCAATCGCGTTCTTTAATGCTGGCGGTGAAAAAATGCGCCTTGCTAGCAACGGCTATCTTGGTATCGGAACCACAACTCCAGCAGCAGCACTTGACGTCAATATGAACCTTCCAGCTGCTGGCCAAGCTCCCCTTCGCATTCGCAACTCTGCAACCTCTGGCGGCTCACGCTTTTGGCAAATTGGTCCCGACGGAAACGGCAGTGGTAATTTTATTGTCTATAATGATCTTCAACAAGGTGCTTACATCGTATACGGACAGACTGCATGGAGTGCCTCTTCAGATAGACGTTTGAAAAAAGAAATCACTCCGATTGAAGATGGCTTGAATAAGGTCTTACAATTGAACGGTGTTACTTATCGTTATAATCGCGACAAAGAAACAGATCCACGCAAAGCCGGCGTGATCGCTCAAGACGTTGAAAAAGTTTTGCCAGAAGCTATCACAAAAGATGATAAAGGCTTCTTAAGCGTGAAATACACAGAGATCATTCCACTGGTTATTGAGGGTCTTAAACAAATGTACTCTCAGGTCCAGTCGCAATTCGCGGAACAAAAACGTGAAATCGCCTCGTTGCAATCGCAATCGAACGATAAAGCTTCCAAGACTGAAGTGCAGGAGTTACGTTCACAAAATGCACAATTGAAACAAGAAAACGAGTTAATTAAAGCTTATCTTTGCAATAAAGATCCTCACGCTTCTTTCTGTCTCAAACATTAGAACTCGTGGAACATTTTCTCATAATAATACTGTCAAGAATTCATGAATTTTGACCGATAAGTACTACATGAAACACTGTACGTCTTTGGTTTTTCTAGCGATTCTGCTATTGATGCAAACATCCTTTGCGTCCCCATATTCATTGACGTACCAAGGCCGCATCCTTAAATCCAACAACAACCCGCTTGAATACAACAACGTAAGCTTCTTGTTTTCGATTATGGCTCCGAACGGAAGCTGTATCATCTATCAAGAACAAGTCGACGGTATTGATATGACAAACTCGGGCGGTGTGTTTGACGTTTCAATTGGTTCAGGAACTAAGAGTTACCC containing:
- a CDS encoding formylglycine-generating enzyme family protein, whose protein sequence is MRKLKLFLSIAVITVLLVVSSVIAYKKTLALKTDSDSGLACSSDTSTSGRGFWASTKGAVAEKTSSSSSELSGQMVWVNGGEFWMGDATPDSEDAHPVHKVHVDGFWMDQYPVTNEEYSEFVKATGYVTVAERTLDPSAYPNVPAEMLEPGSVVFDPPKSVEQSSGHIWWHWQKGASWKHPDGPQSDLRGREKFPVVQIAYEDAEAYAQWKGKRLPTEAEWEFAARGGLDRKTYSWGDDLHPQGKFMANFWQGNFPVQNLSEDGFQGPSPVGSFPANAFGLYDMTGNVWQWTSDWYRPDYYKTLSKMRVVKNPQGPEAALDPDEPAVRKRVQKGGSYLCSEEYCGGLRPGFRGKGDVMSGSPQVGFRLVQDDGALHTVSK
- a CDS encoding cation:proton antiporter, encoding MIHLPALITDLGFILLIGALVTLLFKKLKQPLVLGYLIAGFLVSPHVPWLPTVQDKESIHTWSEIGVIFLLFGLGLEFSFKKLVKVGGSAGFTAVFEVLFMVGLGYLVGRSIGWNSADSLFMGAILSVSSTTIIVRAFQELGMKGSRLVELVFGILVVEDVVAVLLLVLLPTLVSSNGFEIGNVVAVTTRMVFLVLVWFIFGIFLLPAFLRYIRDLLDEETTLVVAIGLCLVMVIIATAAGFSPALGAFVMGSLLAETPEGHHIEKLLNPVKNLFAAVFFVSVGMLIDPKIIRDNGGLVALFTIVTILGKLVSTYLGALLSGQSRKTSLQAGLSLAQIGEFSFIIASLGMTLKLTSDFLYPLAVAASAITTFTTPYLIKSSESIYRWTDSKFPDRFKILLDSYSSSIKRQGGKSIGGLIASSYGVKIILNSIVILAIIFGMKSFVLVQLDEHLQASPHAGAFAFIICLVISAPFFWGLLQGQPSKDVDAEDLRRIQSLLPGITLGRILLAVLLLSVMIAQFVSLPIASGALAGIVVIAVFLTMLYGEKLYAFFEKRFLRNLTEKGKETHNPAEFDPALLPWNASVETFDLGMDSSLIGKSLRELSFKEKMGVTIASINRGDRQVFAPTGDFVLWPFDRIVCFGSEEELSELHRKLNEDAEKHRWVQPFGGKYQLSSFVIENEDPYVGKSIRDSRLREDRKVLVVGVERGKNRILGPSSEFVLENGDLVWVVSE
- the guaB gene encoding IMP dehydrogenase, coding for MEREIPYALTFDDILLLPQYSEITPSEVVPRSLFAREKFLNTPIISAAMDTVTENRIARVMAQFGGLGIIHKNLDIEKQALEVEKVKKYESGMIMDPLTLGPDHMVQDAVDLMERYSISGVPITVKGELIGILTNRDLRFEENFNQPIRNLMTKENLVTAKMGTTLEEAKKILQKHRIEKLPVVDDKGRLKGLITIKDIEKAKNYPQATKDNHGRLFVGAAVGVGADAKERAEALVAANVDVLCIDTAHGHSKNVLEMVKYISQKHKDVMIIAGNVVTQEGTLALVDAGADVIKVGVGPGSICTTRVVAGVGMPQISAVVECAKAAKARGKTVIADGGIKFSGDITKALALGANSVMIGNLLAGAEESPGETILFQGRSYKVYRGMGSIGAMSRGSKDRYGQMDIEDNEKLVPEGIEGKVAYKGPASGVIHQLVGGLKSGMGYLGARNIDELQSKAKFVQISAQGLRESHVHDVSITKEAPNYRIES
- a CDS encoding bifunctional nuclease family protein; translated protein: MKDLLDFDNLKAQIIFTNETQDEEVFHQKDLVRLFPYGLSVTGDVSRPMLLLKDEGHQYTLPVAVSPIEAGVALSQSNKTIPQSTPHRFAEMLMNSLNIEIKQAVFVEIRGAHQYLRLYISGHPQLNSLKLRADEVISFCLHMNVPVFATKNFIGRSRVMSAEVEGQIQKSQNHGPLTGKMGYLN
- a CDS encoding gamma carbonic anhydrase family protein, which produces MSVFVKARGSEPKVEADVFIADNARLIGDVQVGKGSSIWYNVTIRGDVMPIRIGKETNVQDGTVIHGTYGKYGTTLADRVTIGHLVMLHGCEVGRGTLVGMGSILMDGVKVGEHCLIGAGSLLVEGTEIPPRSLVVGRPAKVKRPLTDEEVQLLEKSADNYLLYKSWYDEK